A region from the Variovorax sp. RKNM96 genome encodes:
- a CDS encoding MFS transporter, whose translation MPPAASSSADPSTPSVTSPTATAGWGELFTGRNGWRALALTGGVALHAVNVHIVTTVLPSVVREIGGLDWYAWSTTLFVVGSILGATLSVRLLAMLGPRGACLAALAVFTAGSMGCALAPAMHWMLAGRTVQGLGGGMLAALSYALIQLVFAQRLWPRAVALVSGMWGVATLCGPAVGGLFAQSGHWRWAFWFLLPVAAAQALLVMVQLRPGAGVRHSRPASMPRIPALQIGLLAASVLVIAASGLLSDLAWQAVGVVLGLGIGVLATRIDRRAAVRLLPTGAYALSAPLGAIYASIALLLIGTTTEIFVPYFLQLLHGHSPLAAGYLTAAMAGGWSAGSLLSSGRSGAGADRMLRAGPVACTLGLVALGLLLPFPGHLGVGFETVLIAAALAVVGLGVGIGWPHLVTRVLSLAPKGEEGRASASITTIQLYGMAVGASVAGLVANAAGLTLPGGAEGAQSAAVWLFASFALAPALAAMLAYRVVAPRGW comes from the coding sequence ATGCCGCCTGCCGCTTCCTCCTCCGCCGATCCTTCCACACCTTCCGTGACCTCGCCGACGGCCACGGCCGGGTGGGGCGAACTCTTCACCGGCCGCAACGGCTGGCGCGCGCTGGCGCTCACCGGCGGCGTTGCGCTGCACGCGGTCAACGTCCACATCGTGACCACGGTGCTGCCTTCGGTGGTGCGCGAGATCGGCGGGCTCGACTGGTATGCGTGGAGCACCACGCTCTTCGTGGTGGGCTCGATCCTCGGCGCCACGCTGTCGGTGCGGCTGCTCGCGATGCTCGGCCCGCGGGGTGCGTGCCTTGCGGCGCTGGCCGTGTTCACCGCCGGTTCGATGGGCTGCGCGCTCGCGCCGGCCATGCACTGGATGCTCGCCGGCCGCACGGTGCAGGGACTGGGCGGCGGCATGCTCGCGGCGCTGAGCTATGCGCTGATCCAGCTCGTGTTCGCGCAGCGGCTGTGGCCGCGCGCGGTGGCGCTGGTGTCGGGCATGTGGGGCGTCGCCACGCTGTGCGGGCCGGCGGTGGGCGGGCTGTTCGCGCAATCGGGGCACTGGCGCTGGGCTTTCTGGTTCCTGCTGCCGGTGGCCGCGGCGCAGGCACTGCTGGTGATGGTGCAACTGCGGCCCGGTGCCGGTGTGCGGCACTCTCGGCCGGCGAGCATGCCGCGCATTCCGGCGCTGCAGATCGGCTTGCTGGCTGCCTCGGTGCTGGTGATCGCGGCGAGCGGGCTGCTGTCCGACCTGGCCTGGCAGGCGGTGGGCGTGGTGCTCGGCCTGGGCATCGGCGTCCTCGCCACGCGCATCGATCGCCGGGCCGCGGTGCGGCTGCTGCCGACCGGCGCGTATGCGTTGAGCGCGCCGCTGGGTGCCATCTACGCGAGCATCGCGCTGCTGCTGATCGGCACCACCACCGAGATCTTCGTGCCGTACTTCCTGCAGTTGTTGCACGGCCATTCGCCGCTCGCGGCGGGCTACCTCACGGCCGCGATGGCCGGTGGCTGGAGCGCGGGCTCGCTGCTGTCGTCGGGGCGCAGCGGCGCGGGGGCCGATCGCATGCTGCGCGCCGGCCCGGTGGCCTGCACGCTGGGGCTCGTGGCGCTCGGGCTGCTGCTGCCGTTCCCCGGCCATCTGGGCGTGGGCTTCGAGACGGTGCTGATCGCCGCGGCACTCGCCGTCGTGGGCCTGGGCGTGGGCATCGGCTGGCCGCACCTCGTGACCCGAGTGCTGTCGCTGGCGCCGAAAGGGGAGGAAGGCCGCGCCTCCGCCTCGATCACCACGATCCAGCTCTACGGCATGGCCGTGGGCGCCTCGGTGGCGGGGCTGGTGGCCAATGCGGCGGGCCTCACGCTGCCGGGCGGCGCGGAGGGCGCGCAGTCGGCGGCCGTGTGGCTGTTCGCAAGCTTCGCGCTCGCACCCGCGCTGGCCGCGATGCTGGCGTACCGGGTGGTCGCACCGCGAGGCTGGTGA
- a CDS encoding FAD-dependent oxidoreductase, translating to MNDTTLKADVLIIGAGPVGLTLAMDLASRGVSVIICETRRFAEPPNVKCNHVASRTMEQFRRLGVAQKLRDAGLPADYPNDVVFRTAVTGTELTRIPIPCRRDRYTETEGPDAWWPTPEPPHRINQIYLEPILLKHTAALPGVQLLNRTQFAGFTQDRDGVTAIATEMDGGVTRSIRCRYMVGCDGGSSAVRKQIGAKLEGTAVIQRVQSTFIRAPQLRAMIPGKPAWSYYSMNPRRCGTMFAIDGHETWLVHNHLNAEEPEFDSVDRDQALRDILGVGPDFQYEVISKEDWIGRRLVANRFREGRVFLAGDAAHLWVPYAGYGMNAGIADALNLSWLLGACVQGWGDEAMLDAYEAERQPITEQVSNFAMDHAQKMIRARRAVPQNIEAPGPEGEALRADIGSEAYALNVQQFCCAGLNFGYFYTGSPIIIADGEHTAPPYSMGDFTPSTVPGCRAPHFWLADGRSLYDAFGPGYTLLRFDRSVDVRPLERAAQTYNMPLTVLDIETAEVPKAYAHRLVLCRADQHVAWRGAHLPFEVYDLVAILRGDARRVRERKRALAWEGVVAAA from the coding sequence ATGAACGACACGACACTGAAGGCCGACGTTCTCATCATCGGCGCGGGCCCCGTGGGCCTCACGCTGGCCATGGACCTCGCGTCGCGCGGCGTCTCGGTGATCATCTGCGAGACCCGCCGCTTCGCCGAGCCGCCGAACGTGAAGTGCAATCACGTGGCCTCGCGCACGATGGAGCAGTTCCGGCGCCTGGGCGTGGCGCAGAAGCTGCGCGATGCGGGGCTGCCCGCAGACTACCCCAACGACGTGGTCTTCCGCACCGCGGTGACGGGCACCGAGCTCACGCGCATTCCGATCCCGTGCCGGCGCGACCGCTACACCGAGACCGAGGGCCCCGACGCATGGTGGCCCACGCCCGAGCCGCCGCACCGCATCAACCAGATCTACCTCGAACCCATCCTGCTCAAGCACACGGCGGCACTGCCGGGCGTGCAGTTGCTCAACCGCACGCAGTTCGCGGGCTTCACGCAGGACAGGGACGGCGTGACCGCCATCGCCACCGAGATGGACGGCGGCGTCACCCGCAGCATCCGCTGCCGCTACATGGTCGGCTGCGACGGCGGCAGCTCGGCGGTGAGAAAGCAGATCGGCGCCAAGCTCGAAGGCACGGCCGTCATTCAGCGCGTGCAGTCGACCTTCATCCGCGCGCCGCAGCTGCGCGCCATGATCCCCGGCAAGCCGGCGTGGTCGTATTACTCGATGAACCCGCGCCGCTGCGGCACGATGTTCGCCATCGACGGGCACGAGACCTGGCTGGTGCACAACCACCTGAACGCCGAGGAGCCCGAGTTCGATTCGGTCGATCGCGACCAGGCGCTGCGCGACATCCTGGGCGTGGGCCCCGACTTCCAATACGAGGTCATCAGCAAGGAAGACTGGATCGGCCGCCGCCTCGTGGCCAACCGCTTCCGCGAAGGCCGCGTGTTCCTCGCGGGCGACGCGGCGCACCTGTGGGTGCCGTATGCGGGCTATGGCATGAACGCGGGCATCGCCGATGCGCTGAACCTCTCGTGGCTGCTGGGCGCCTGCGTGCAGGGCTGGGGCGACGAGGCGATGCTGGACGCCTACGAGGCCGAGCGCCAGCCGATCACCGAGCAGGTGTCGAACTTCGCGATGGACCATGCGCAGAAGATGATCCGCGCGCGCCGCGCCGTGCCGCAGAACATCGAGGCGCCCGGCCCTGAGGGCGAGGCGCTGCGCGCCGACATCGGCAGCGAGGCCTATGCGCTCAACGTGCAGCAGTTCTGCTGCGCGGGGCTGAACTTCGGCTACTTCTACACCGGCTCGCCGATCATCATCGCGGACGGCGAGCACACCGCGCCGCCGTACTCGATGGGCGACTTCACGCCATCCACCGTGCCGGGCTGCCGCGCGCCCCACTTCTGGCTGGCCGACGGCCGCTCGCTGTACGACGCGTTCGGCCCCGGCTACACGCTGCTGCGCTTCGACCGCAGCGTGGACGTGCGGCCGCTGGAGCGCGCCGCGCAGACCTACAACATGCCGCTCACGGTGCTCGACATCGAGACCGCCGAAGTGCCCAAGGCCTACGCCCACCGCCTGGTGCTGTGCCGCGCGGACCAGCACGTCGCCTGGCGCGGCGCGCACCTGCCGTTCGAGGTGTACGACCTGGTGGCCATCCTGCGCGGCGATGCCAGGCGGGTGCGCGAGCGCAAGCGGGCGCTGGCGTGGGAAGGTGTCGTCGCCGCCGCCTGA
- a CDS encoding tripartite tricarboxylate transporter substrate binding protein — protein sequence MTAPIASKAQRLRRRLLLATACTLCSATALAQAPAPDFPAHPIRMVVTFPPGGSADAVVRMLVPRLNEKLGQQVVVDNRPGAGGNVGLTLVAKAPADGYTLGLGAAGALTANVNLYPQMPFDPVKDFKPVGMVAATPFVIVGHPSMGARTLRELIALAKAKPGTISMGHGGNGTAMHLSTALFAQMADVKLIEVPYRGSGPAALDAMAGQVQLALVDLPASLQQIRAGKLIAFGVTSAQRVPMLPDVPTVAEAGLPGYDSTGWFGVVAPAGTPAPIVARLNAEINAALGDEQIKASMRNLGAEPAPTSTEAFEAYIRSETKKWAKVIQVANIKLD from the coding sequence ATGACAGCACCGATCGCCAGCAAGGCGCAACGGCTTCGCAGGCGATTGTTGCTGGCCACGGCCTGTACCCTCTGCAGCGCCACGGCCCTGGCGCAGGCGCCCGCACCCGATTTCCCCGCCCATCCGATCCGCATGGTGGTGACCTTTCCGCCCGGCGGGAGCGCCGATGCGGTGGTGCGCATGCTGGTGCCCCGGCTCAACGAGAAGCTGGGCCAGCAGGTGGTGGTGGACAACCGGCCCGGCGCCGGCGGCAACGTGGGCCTCACGCTGGTGGCGAAGGCGCCGGCCGACGGCTACACGCTCGGGCTGGGCGCGGCCGGGGCGCTCACCGCGAATGTGAACCTTTATCCGCAGATGCCCTTCGACCCGGTGAAGGACTTCAAGCCGGTCGGCATGGTCGCAGCCACGCCGTTCGTGATCGTCGGGCATCCCTCGATGGGCGCGCGCACGCTGCGCGAACTGATCGCGCTGGCCAAGGCGAAGCCGGGCACGATCTCGATGGGCCACGGCGGCAACGGCACCGCGATGCACCTGTCGACCGCGCTCTTCGCGCAGATGGCGGACGTGAAGCTGATCGAGGTGCCCTACCGCGGTTCGGGCCCGGCCGCGCTCGATGCGATGGCGGGCCAGGTGCAGCTCGCGCTGGTCGACCTGCCCGCCTCGCTGCAGCAGATCCGGGCCGGCAAGCTGATCGCCTTCGGAGTGACGAGCGCGCAGCGCGTGCCGATGCTGCCCGACGTGCCCACCGTGGCCGAGGCCGGCCTGCCGGGCTACGACTCGACCGGCTGGTTCGGCGTGGTGGCGCCGGCCGGCACGCCCGCGCCCATCGTCGCGCGCCTCAATGCAGAGATCAACGCCGCGCTCGGCGACGAGCAGATCAAGGCCTCGATGCGCAACCTCGGCGCGGAGCCCGCGCCGACATCGACCGAGGCCTTCGAGGCCTACATCCGCAGCGAAACGAAGAAGTGGGCCAAGGTGATCCAGGTCGCCAACATCAAGCTCGACTGA
- a CDS encoding LysR family transcriptional regulator has product MNENFSPTFSPTIRQLRAFLAVHQLRKLSAAAQRLFVTQSAVSMLIRQLEEGLGTRLFDRTTRSLKPTAAADEMLATAERILRDVDSLSTGFRELATLERGRVSLAITPTLATFLLPAAIRSFSEEHPKVRVLVNDCAPDQFISRILGEHVDFGIGTPERPGAEVEVQRLMRDHLALVCRNDHPLAKARVVRWIDLGGHPVITVRPGYGVRPLIDGTAADAGVALDVVNEVSFLSTALWMTASGMGASIMPSAFARDANDPSLVIKVLSAPRVSRDISVVTKRGHSLSVAARALIDAIKRNI; this is encoded by the coding sequence ATGAATGAAAACTTCAGTCCTACGTTCAGCCCGACGATTCGCCAGCTGCGCGCATTCCTCGCGGTGCACCAGTTGCGCAAGCTCAGTGCGGCCGCGCAAAGGCTCTTCGTCACCCAGTCGGCGGTGAGCATGCTGATCCGCCAGCTCGAGGAGGGGCTGGGCACGCGCCTGTTCGACCGCACCACGCGTTCGCTCAAGCCGACCGCGGCGGCCGACGAAATGCTCGCCACCGCGGAACGTATCCTGCGCGACGTCGATTCGCTCTCGACCGGTTTTCGCGAACTGGCCACGCTCGAGCGGGGGCGTGTCTCGCTGGCCATCACGCCCACGCTCGCGACGTTCCTCTTGCCCGCGGCGATCCGCAGCTTCAGCGAAGAGCATCCGAAAGTTCGCGTGCTGGTCAACGACTGCGCGCCCGACCAGTTCATCTCGCGCATCCTCGGCGAGCATGTGGACTTCGGCATCGGCACGCCCGAGCGGCCCGGCGCCGAGGTCGAGGTGCAGCGGCTCATGCGCGACCACCTCGCGCTGGTATGCCGGAACGACCACCCGCTGGCCAAGGCGCGCGTGGTGCGGTGGATCGACCTGGGCGGTCATCCCGTCATCACCGTGCGCCCCGGCTACGGCGTGCGCCCGCTGATCGACGGCACCGCGGCGGACGCCGGCGTGGCGCTGGACGTCGTGAACGAGGTGTCCTTTCTCTCCACGGCACTCTGGATGACGGCCAGCGGCATGGGCGCATCGATCATGCCCTCGGCCTTCGCGCGCGATGCGAACGATCCGTCCCTGGTGATCAAGGTGCTCAGTGCGCCGCGTGTCTCGCGCGACATCTCGGTGGTCACCAAGCGCGGCCACTCGCTGTCGGTCGCGGCGCGTGCGCTGATCGACGCCATCAAGCGCAACATCTGA
- a CDS encoding DUF3053 domain-containing protein, translated as MKTFVRFATLGLCLAFSFMLAACGNKEAEQRTAFIEFLQTRLLDKPGLRVPTPTDEQKTSFGDYAKHYAVITDFNEGMNKSVSQPMGEVMAKGALRSIGDLATRRDDLKAAKEGLAGLRTALDQQLAKADAAHAQLKQPDDLKQVYDKAYEKTVSTPAATFKEVFPALDATFDGALAVGDFLQKNKSKIQISGASVTVTDPALQAELNKMLQSLNGQSAAINAAQRKMQAVVRGS; from the coding sequence ATGAAGACCTTCGTCCGCTTCGCCACGCTGGGCTTGTGCCTCGCCTTCAGCTTCATGCTCGCGGCCTGCGGCAACAAGGAGGCCGAGCAACGCACCGCCTTCATCGAGTTCCTGCAGACCCGCCTGCTCGACAAGCCCGGCCTGCGCGTGCCCACGCCGACCGATGAGCAGAAGACATCGTTCGGCGACTACGCGAAGCACTACGCGGTGATCACCGATTTCAACGAAGGCATGAACAAGTCGGTGAGCCAGCCGATGGGCGAGGTCATGGCCAAGGGCGCGCTGCGCTCCATCGGCGACCTGGCAACGCGCCGCGACGACCTCAAGGCCGCGAAGGAGGGCCTCGCGGGCCTGCGCACCGCGCTCGATCAGCAACTGGCCAAGGCCGATGCCGCGCACGCGCAGCTCAAGCAGCCCGATGACCTGAAGCAGGTCTACGACAAGGCCTACGAGAAGACCGTCTCGACGCCGGCCGCCACCTTCAAGGAAGTGTTCCCCGCGCTCGACGCCACCTTCGACGGCGCGCTGGCCGTGGGCGATTTCCTGCAGAAGAACAAGTCGAAGATCCAGATCTCCGGCGCGTCGGTGACGGTGACCGATCCGGCCTTGCAGGCGGAGCTCAACAAGATGCTGCAGAGCCTCAATGGCCAGTCGGCTGCCATCAACGCCGCGCAACGCAAGATGCAGGCGGTGGTGCGCGGAAGCTGA
- the thiL gene encoding thiamine-phosphate kinase encodes MGEFDLITRYFKRPAKRSPLGVGDDCALLAPAPGMQLAVSSDMLVEGRHFLSTVEPARLGHKALAVNLSDLAACGAKPLAFTLALALPGVDEHWLEGFSRGLFALADEHGCELVGGDTTRGPLNICITVFGEVPAGAALLRSGAQAGDDIWVSGTLGDARLALEVFRGTIALPADVFAEARMRMEQPTPRVALGQALRGIASSAVDVSDGLVGDLGHILGSSNVGATLDADAAVSTVAAAGTPGLSVEMLRTCALSGGDDYELVFTAPPSARAAVEQAGKDSATRVTRIGRIDAEAGLRIVDASGAPVSQRFGSFDHFV; translated from the coding sequence ATGGGTGAATTCGACCTGATCACACGCTATTTCAAACGCCCCGCCAAGCGCTCTCCGCTCGGCGTGGGCGACGACTGCGCGCTCCTCGCGCCCGCACCGGGCATGCAGCTCGCCGTTTCTTCCGACATGCTGGTCGAGGGCCGGCACTTTCTCTCGACCGTCGAGCCGGCACGCCTCGGCCACAAGGCGCTGGCGGTGAACCTCAGCGACCTCGCGGCCTGCGGCGCGAAGCCATTGGCCTTCACGCTCGCGCTCGCATTGCCCGGCGTCGACGAGCACTGGCTCGAAGGTTTCTCGCGCGGCCTCTTCGCACTCGCCGACGAACACGGCTGCGAGCTCGTGGGTGGCGACACCACGCGCGGCCCGCTCAACATCTGCATCACCGTATTCGGCGAGGTGCCTGCCGGTGCAGCGCTGCTGCGCTCGGGCGCGCAGGCCGGTGACGACATCTGGGTCAGCGGCACGCTTGGCGATGCGCGGCTGGCGCTCGAAGTGTTCCGCGGCACGATCGCGCTGCCTGCCGATGTGTTTGCAGAGGCCCGCATGCGGATGGAACAACCCACGCCACGTGTGGCGCTGGGGCAGGCCCTGCGCGGCATCGCCTCGTCGGCGGTGGATGTGAGCGATGGGCTGGTCGGCGACCTGGGCCACATCCTCGGATCGAGCAACGTGGGCGCCACGCTCGATGCCGATGCGGCCGTGAGCACGGTGGCTGCGGCAGGCACACCCGGGCTGAGTGTCGAGATGCTGCGCACCTGCGCGCTGTCAGGCGGCGACGACTACGAACTGGTGTTCACCGCACCGCCCTCGGCGCGCGCAGCGGTCGAGCAAGCCGGCAAGGACAGCGCCACGCGCGTGACGCGCATCGGCCGCATCGATGCCGAAGCGGGCCTGCGCATCGTGGACGCGAGCGGCGCGCCGGTGTCGCAGCGCTTCGGCTCGTTCGACCACTTCGTCTGA
- a CDS encoding site-specific recombinase, with product MAAASRDLQGLLAGLDPTADVAQRHIWLINCFDWLRGDRASPQAAIGRVSLLLDAVEARPELRERLRAWWRVFTQSVDLTTLLADYGFAPRTAFVSELSERLRRKILPGTPETTDASDLFRMVLPGVFDAGWIALLDETQLARIGALLADATVDAGGAPRWRHTLMDAVTYCSSQVVAAGFSPELRLRMNPEHHEARPFHALMADLDELREQMFEQPAGAESEEALQAAFVAFRDRLDACRASAASVYTHLEDNGISVGLVFRLRQLRERVLRIRELLDCLMSPVPAPSVARLIGKLVLAGGERNSIRALIATNSSMLAAKVTERSAETGEHYITRDRASYLQMVKKAAGGGALTAVTVLLKFGIYALALSAFWAGLASGLMYAASFVAIQLLHLTLATKQPAMTAPALAARLRDIKADGAVDDFVDEVANLVRSQVAAVLGNVLVVVPTMVALALLVQYALGRPLLDAAHAAATLNSLSLAGPTALFAAITGILLFSASIVAGWTENAFVLHRLDSAMRYNPRIGAFLGAARARRWATFMRTHISGFASNISLGLMLGLLPAFAGFFGLGLDVRHVTLSAGQIAAAAASTGLSVLQQPALWWAVAAIPVIGALNVSVSFYFAFRLALRAHSVSLGDRARIRSAIWARWRSRPVSFFLPA from the coding sequence ATGGCTGCCGCATCGCGCGACTTGCAGGGGCTGCTTGCCGGCCTCGACCCCACGGCCGATGTGGCGCAGCGCCACATCTGGCTCATCAATTGCTTCGACTGGCTGCGCGGCGACCGCGCCTCGCCCCAGGCGGCCATCGGCCGCGTCTCTCTGCTGCTGGACGCCGTCGAGGCGCGCCCCGAGCTGCGCGAGCGCCTGCGCGCCTGGTGGCGCGTGTTCACGCAGTCGGTCGACCTGACCACGCTCCTGGCCGACTACGGCTTCGCGCCGCGCACCGCGTTCGTGAGCGAACTGAGCGAACGGCTGCGCCGCAAGATCCTGCCCGGCACGCCCGAGACCACCGATGCGTCGGACCTGTTCCGCATGGTGCTGCCCGGCGTGTTCGATGCCGGCTGGATCGCGTTGCTCGACGAAACCCAGCTCGCCCGCATCGGCGCGCTGCTGGCCGACGCGACGGTGGATGCCGGCGGCGCGCCGCGCTGGCGCCATACCCTGATGGATGCGGTCACCTACTGCAGCAGCCAGGTGGTGGCGGCCGGTTTCTCGCCCGAGCTGCGCCTGCGCATGAACCCCGAACACCACGAGGCGCGCCCCTTCCACGCGCTGATGGCAGACCTCGACGAACTGCGCGAGCAGATGTTCGAGCAGCCCGCGGGCGCAGAAAGCGAAGAGGCACTGCAGGCCGCCTTCGTGGCCTTCCGCGACCGGCTCGATGCCTGCCGCGCCAGCGCCGCGTCGGTCTACACGCACCTGGAGGACAACGGCATCTCGGTCGGCCTGGTGTTCCGGCTGCGCCAGTTGCGCGAACGCGTGCTGCGCATCCGCGAGCTGCTCGACTGCCTGATGTCGCCCGTGCCCGCGCCCAGCGTGGCGCGGCTCATCGGCAAGCTGGTGCTCGCGGGCGGCGAGCGCAACAGCATCCGCGCGCTCATCGCCACGAACTCGTCGATGCTCGCGGCCAAGGTCACCGAGCGCAGCGCCGAGACCGGCGAGCACTACATCACCCGTGACCGCGCAAGCTACCTGCAGATGGTGAAGAAGGCCGCGGGCGGCGGCGCGCTCACCGCGGTGACGGTGCTGCTCAAGTTCGGCATCTATGCGCTGGCGCTGTCGGCCTTCTGGGCGGGCCTCGCCTCGGGTCTCATGTATGCGGCGAGCTTCGTCGCGATCCAGCTGCTGCACCTGACGCTCGCCACCAAGCAGCCCGCGATGACGGCGCCGGCGCTCGCGGCGCGGCTGCGCGACATCAAGGCAGACGGCGCGGTGGACGATTTCGTCGACGAGGTGGCCAACCTCGTGCGCTCGCAGGTGGCCGCGGTGCTGGGCAACGTGCTGGTGGTGGTGCCGACGATGGTCGCCCTTGCGCTCCTGGTGCAGTACGCGCTCGGTCGGCCGCTGCTCGACGCGGCGCATGCCGCAGCCACACTGAATTCGCTCTCGCTCGCCGGACCGACCGCACTTTTCGCGGCAATCACCGGCATCCTGCTGTTTTCGGCCAGCATCGTCGCCGGATGGACAGAAAACGCCTTTGTCCTGCATCGCCTGGACTCCGCCATGCGTTACAACCCACGCATCGGCGCCTTTCTGGGTGCCGCCCGGGCTCGCCGCTGGGCCACCTTCATGCGCACACACATCTCAGGCTTCGCCTCCAACATCTCGCTGGGACTCATGCTCGGACTGCTTCCTGCGTTCGCGGGTTTCTTCGGGCTCGGGCTGGATGTGCGCCACGTGACACTCTCGGCCGGGCAGATCGCCGCGGCCGCGGCGTCCACGGGCCTGTCGGTGCTGCAGCAGCCCGCCCTCTGGTGGGCGGTGGCGGCGATCCCGGTGATCGGCGCGCTCAATGTGAGCGTGAGTTTCTATTTCGCATTCCGCCTCGCGCTGCGCGCGCACAGCGTGAGCCTGGGTGACCGCGCGCGCATCCGCAGCGCGATCTGGGCGCGCTGGCGCAGCCGGCCTGTGAGCTTCTTTCTACCTGCATGA
- the apaG gene encoding Co2+/Mg2+ efflux protein ApaG, which produces MSHSPFSVQVEPRYLADQSSPKDNIYTFSYTITITNVGTVGAQLIARHWLINDASGHPQEVMGLGVIGQQPLLAPGESFRYTSGCRLQAASGTMHGSFFVVTEEGERFDVPVPMFVLEADIGGAPVSRVLH; this is translated from the coding sequence ATGTCACACAGCCCCTTCAGCGTCCAGGTCGAGCCGCGCTACCTGGCCGACCAGTCCTCCCCGAAGGACAACATCTACACCTTCTCCTACACGATCACCATCACCAATGTGGGCACGGTGGGCGCGCAGCTGATCGCGCGCCACTGGCTCATCAACGACGCTTCGGGGCATCCGCAGGAAGTCATGGGCCTCGGCGTGATCGGCCAGCAGCCGCTGCTGGCGCCCGGCGAATCGTTCCGCTACACCAGCGGATGCCGGCTGCAGGCCGCGAGCGGCACGATGCACGGCAGCTTCTTCGTGGTGACAGAGGAAGGCGAGCGATTCGACGTTCCCGTTCCCATGTTCGTGCTCGAAGCCGATATCGGCGGTGCCCCTGTCTCTCGCGTGCTGCACTAG
- the rpe gene encoding ribulose-phosphate 3-epimerase, translating to MSTPFRIAPSILSADFAHLGQELTDVIAAGADWIHFDVMDNHYVPNLTFGPMICQALKPYAKTADGTPVPIDVHLMIQPVDALAASFAQAGADYISFHPDASPHVHRSIQAIKAAGCKAGLVFNPGLGLEALDWAIDDIDLILIMSVNPGFGGQSFIDSALRKIELARKRIEQSGRDIRLEVDGGIKADNIARVASAGADTFVAGSAIFNAKDYGAVIGEMRKQLATVSA from the coding sequence ATGAGCACCCCGTTCCGCATCGCGCCCTCCATCCTGTCCGCCGACTTCGCGCACCTCGGCCAAGAACTGACCGACGTGATCGCCGCCGGCGCCGACTGGATCCACTTCGACGTGATGGACAACCATTACGTGCCGAACCTGACCTTCGGCCCGATGATCTGCCAGGCGCTCAAGCCCTACGCCAAGACGGCCGACGGCACGCCGGTGCCCATCGACGTGCATCTCATGATCCAGCCGGTCGACGCTTTGGCGGCCTCTTTCGCGCAAGCGGGCGCCGACTACATCAGCTTCCACCCCGACGCATCGCCCCATGTGCACCGCAGCATCCAAGCCATCAAGGCCGCGGGCTGCAAGGCGGGGCTGGTGTTCAACCCGGGGCTGGGTCTCGAGGCGCTGGACTGGGCCATCGACGACATCGACCTCATCCTCATCATGAGCGTGAACCCCGGCTTCGGCGGCCAGAGCTTCATCGACTCGGCCCTGCGCAAGATCGAACTCGCGCGCAAGCGCATCGAGCAGAGCGGGCGCGACATCCGCCTCGAAGTGGACGGCGGCATCAAGGCAGACAACATCGCGCGCGTGGCCTCGGCCGGCGCCGACACCTTCGTGGCCGGCAGCGCGATCTTCAATGCCAAGGACTACGGCGCGGTGATCGGCGAGATGCGCAAGCAGCTCGCCACCGTCAGCGCCTGA